The genomic DNA CGTTTGGGGTCTGGGAGAAAATGAAATCCAGAAAATAGCATTGGTGCGTGAAGCCGACACTGAAGAGTTTTTCGATGTCCTCCCTGGCCAGCAGATCCCGCTTGTAATCCGTGCGCACATGCCATCCTCGGGGGAGATGCAGGAGGCCGCCGAGGCGCAAAATTTCCCGTTTGCGTTGATTCTGGCGGCGGATATCGTCTTGGACTTCAGCCAGAAAATCGAAGCCGAAATAGGCTGAGCCGACGCCGGGGTAGTATCCCCGAAGCATATGTTCATGTTCGGTAATTGTGTGCTCATACGGGGAGTACCAGGTGCGGTTGATCAAATCGACGTATTGTCCCGGTGAGAAGACCACGTCCATGCGGACGTCTGAAAAGGGCCGACGTTCAAAACGATCCAGGTTCTCATCACGCTGGGCTTCTTCAAAGTTGTAGGACTGGTCCAGACGAACCCGCAGGAAATCGCGGTATGTGGTGACAATTCGGGTCATGTCATCGGTCAGCGGTTGGCCCTCGGTACCAGGCCGCTGAACCACGCGATCCAAGCGCCGGTTGAAGATGTTGTGCAAGCTGTAGGAAAGCAGATTCTGTTTGCCGATGCGATCATCTTGGGTAAAAAAAGGGTTGGAGTCCTGGTCTATGCTGGGTGTATAGGAATAGGTCAATTCAGGTTGCACGGTATGCCGCATTCTGGACCAGGAGGCATTGCCGAGGTTGTCCACTGTGGCAGTGAGTTCCTGTCCGGTATCGAGGTTATAGATGCTGAACAGCGAGGTGAAGGCATCCACGCGAAAATCGGGGATGCCCCGCTCACTGAAATCCTTGGATTCGTCGACGCTGTCGGGAATTCCGGGAACCTGCTCATGTCTTTCGATGGCATAGAAGGTTTGCCGCCAGCCCATGCTGGGAGTTATGGTGCCGAATCCGGTGGTCCATGGCAGACTCAATCGGGGGATGATGTCCATCCGGGCCCCGGTGGTGCCTTTTTCCCGCCAGAAGTAGACGGCCTGGTTGCGGGCTTCCAGTTCGAACATGGATGAGCCGATCCGGGTGCGGTAAAAGTCCAGGTTGAGTTCCGGCAGATGTTGCAGCGTTGGGTTTTCCGAGCTGGGATTGTTGTCGGTCCAGTAGCGGAGGTCCTGGGTATAGAACAGGGAGCCGCGAAACCCGGCCTGCGTCCAGTTGCGGCTGAGTTCCACGGCATTGCTGCGGTGCACGGAGTCGATGTTGCGCAGTCCGCGACCAAAGTCGCGGACCATATTGTCATGGGTTCGGGTATATCCGGTGTAGCCGTGCTTGAACTCCCGCAGGTAGTTCTGGTCGGAGACCAGATCCAGATCCAGTTTGGTGCGCCATAACGGGTTGCCCAGGTAGCCGTCGTATTTACCGCGAATCCAGTAGCGGTTCGTATTGGCTCGGGTCAGTCCGTCGCCTTGGAACTGAGGATCCTCATCGGCCTCCGTGGGAGCTGTCTCGGAGTCATGCAACCAGTCGGCCTGCCAGACCCCCTTGGCGTCCAGGTTGTTGAAATGGCGATATTCCGCTCCGACCATCAGGCCACGCTCGCTCATCATGTTGGCATAGAAGGTGGCGTCCTGTTCTTCGTCAATGGCCCAATAGTAGGGGAGGTTCAAGCCGACTCCGAGACGGTCGCTGTAGGAGGGCTCGGGAATCAGGAATCCGCTTTGGCGCTCGGTCTTGACCGGAAAAATCATGAAGGGCGAATAGAGGACGGGAGTGTTGCGGACCTGAAAGCGCGGGTGCCACATCCGGGCATAGCCTCCTGTGGTGACGTCTCCCTCACTACTTCTGATGGACCATGCCGGTACCGGACCGTCACAGGTGGTGAGGTGCGCACCGCGAAAGGCGAAGGTTCGTTCACACTGCCGTTCCAGAAACTCACCACGGATATAGACATGTTCCTGGGCCAGAAAAATCTCGCCGTTGGTCACCCAACCGACACTGTTCACCAGGTCGAAGTCAGCCTGCTCACCCACCATGATGTCGCCGTCCCATTCAATGCGGACGTTGCCGTCGAGAAGGGCGAAACCGGTGTCTCGAAAGTAACGGACGGTGTCCGCCCGGATCCAGTTCAACCCTTGGCGGATGATGACATTGCCGTGGGCTTCGAAGAGTTGTTCGGCTTGGTGGGATTCCACCCGGTCGGCCTCCAGGGTCCACGGGGCATCCGGATCAACGGTAAAATCCTGCTGGAACAGGGACTGGGCCTGAAGCGGCGTGGACCAGCCAAGCCCGAACAGACAGCAGAGTGAGATCGCAATGACCAAACGGGCCATCACCCCGATGACGGAGCAGGAATCGGTGGAACAGCAGTGAGAGGGACAAGGTTTCGTCATGGGCGAGAGACTCCTTCGCGAACACTGAACACGGAGAACAACGAGTTATGCACAAAGCTGCAATTGCTTAATCCCTTTCAGCTGTTGAGTAAAGAACGGAATCCTATTGGCGCAGGGGCATTTTTGTTCTCACCAATTTTTTCTTGCAAAGACGGCCGGCTTGCCCTGCCTGGATCGGCTTGAAACTCCATCACCGGTCTCATAATATCAAGCCGGTGCGCCATAAAAACAGGATGTTCTGCTCTCGGTGCCCGGCAACGGCTTTAAGAACGATTCCTGGTTCAGTCAAACAGTTGATCCGTCCCAAGCAGGGTAAGCCGGCCTCAAAAAAACTCATATGGTTACGTCAGAAGAAAAATGCCCTGTGTTCGGGGCGCTTCGCGCTTGTTTCCAGACGGGACATGGTTTAGATGTGCGGCCATGGCCGGAGGCAAGCGTCTGCGATGCCGAAATATCATTGGGTGCCGCAACCTCCACCCACCGGGAACTCTGCAAGTCAAGGCTGAAGTCAGGGAGGAAAAATTGGAAACGAGATTTTCCCTTCGGGGATGCACGATCTGCTGTCTGGTGATGGGTTTGGTGCTGATGTTCGGCACCGGGTGCGGGAAAAAGGCCTGGCCCGAGCCGCAACTGGATGAGGATCGCTTTTTCTGGGGGCAGATCCAACATCAGCGGCAAGGTGCCTGCCTGGATGCGCGGGCGTTGGTACACGGAGCCGCCAACAAGCTGGGGAACGTCTATCTGGAATGGATGGTGTGGGATAGGCCGGAAGATTGCCCAGAATGTCCGTTCGAAGTCACCAACCGGGTGCTTTTGGCGGATCGCTCCAGCGAACTGAAACGCCAGAACGGGGTGATTCGCATCCTGCTTTGTGAGTGGGACCCTGACCTGTCCTACCGCTGGCGCCTGGTCGGAATGAACGTGCACCGGGGGCTGGGTTTCGTGGAATCCCAGGTGGAGTATTCACCCTAACGCGGGCCATGCCCGCAACCCAGTTATCAGTTATCAATTATCAGTTACCGGTTGCCAGTTACTTGGCATCAGGAAAACCATTAACCAATAATGGGTAAGCGCCTAACCGTCCGTTGGGGTGCTCCCGATAATCGGTCGCGTCTGATTAAAAAACGAACGCCCCGGACTCCTCAAGGAGTCCGGGGCGTTCGTTTTTGTGCGGTGACGAGAAGGTATTTCCGTTTCAGGCCAGTCCGGCGAAGGGGTGCGGGAGACTAGAGGAACGGGAGATAGCGGTCGATTTCATACTGGGTGACCTGGATCCGGTACTCGTCCCACTCTTTTTTCTTGTTTTCGATGAACTTTGTAAAAATGTGCTCGCCCAAGGCCTCCTTGAGCAGGGCGCTCTGCTCCAGGACCGCCACGGCCTCACCGAGACTGCCCGGCAAGGCGTCAATGTGATGCTGGGAGCGTTCGGTTGCGGACATTTCAAAGATGTCCTCTTCCACCGGCTCCGGTAGTTTGTAGCCTTCCTCCATGCCCTTGAGGCCGGCCGCGAGCATGACGGCGAAGGCCAGATATGGGTTGCAGGCAGGGTCCGGGGAGCGCAATTCAACGCGGGTGGCCACCTCTTTGCCGGGCTTGTACAAGGGCACTCGGACCAGAGATGAGCGGTTCCGGCGGGCCCAGGCCAGATAAACCGGGGCCTCGTAGCCCGGAACCAGGCGTTTGTAGGAATTCACCCATTGATTGGTGACCGCGCAGAATTCCGGGGCGTGTTTGAGCAGGCCGGCAATGTAGCTCTTGCACTCGGCGCTGAGAAAGTGTTTGTCGTTGGCGTCGTAGAAAATGTTTCTGCCGTTCTTGAACAGGGACTGGTGGGTATGCATGCCGCTGCCGTTCTGTCCAAAGATGGGCTTGGGCATGAAGGAGCAGTAGCAACCATGTTTGCGGGCGATCTCCTTGCACACGACCTTGTAGGTTACGGCAATGTCGGCCATCTGCAGGGCTTCGGCATAGCGCAGATCGATTTCATGCTGGCTCGGGGCGACCTCGTGATGGCTGTACTCCACGGTGATCCCCATCCGGTTCAAAGCGAAAATAATGTCCCGGCGGACGTCATTGCCCAGATCCAGCGGAGGAGCGTCAAAGTATCCACCCTGGTCGATGATGCTCGGTTCATGTGCGGAATCAAACAGGAAAAACTCCAGTTCCGGACCGACGTAGAACGTGTAGCCCTTTTCCGCGGCCTTGCTCAGGATGCGTTTTAAGACATACCGGCTGTCCGCCACGTAGGGGGTGCCGTCCGGGTTCTTGATATCGCAGAACATGCGGGCCACCGGACGGTCCATGGGCCGCCAGGGCACGAGCTGAAACGTGCTTGGGTCGGGGATGGCGACCATATCGCTTTCATGGATGCGGGCAAAGCCGAGAATCGACGAGCCGTCGAACCCCATGCCTTCCTCGAAAGCTCCTTCCAGTTCACTGATGGTAATCTGAAAACTCTTGAGCGTCCCAATGACGTCCACAAACCAGAATTGGACAAAGCTGACATTGTACTCGCGCACCGCCTTCATCACGTCGTCGGCGTTCTTGCAGTTGAATACGGGTGAATCAGTCATGCGGGGAACCTCCGAATGTTAAAATTTGGAAAGTGTAGCAAAAGCTTTCAAGTTCAAGGCCATTCATGAAAAAGACAGGAGCAGCGCATAAATGAGGGAGTAATGATTTTTTATCTCCAGACGAACTATTCAAAAATGTAAACTTTGGCATGCTGTTGGGTGGAGTGTTTCCGTTTATGTGAAAAATTGGGGCATGCCGCAATTATGGTCGGCCATTTGTCCGGGGGCAGCGAACATGGAGCATCATTGAATGCCGAGCTTGATCAGGGCGTCCTGCAATGTGCTTTCAAGGCTGTCTTCGGTTCGCAGGATATGGTTGGCCAGATTCATGTAGATTGGTCCCCGCTGAGCGTTGCTTTGGATCAATTCCTCCCTGGGTGGCAGGGTGGAGAGGGCAGGGCGGTGAGGCGTTTCCGCCGCGGCAGTCAGACGGGAGAGCAGTGTGGGGATTTCAGCCATCAGATAGAAAGTGATTCCAGAGCGTTGGATTAGATGCTGGTTTTCCGAATCAAGAACAATGCCGCCGCCCGTGGCCACCACTTGGCCGCTCTGAGCACAGACGTCGCGCAGGGCTTCGGATTCCAGTCTTCGAAAGTCCTCCCAGCCATTGGCCAGAACAAGGGCGTCGATGCTCTGCCCGGCGCGTTCAACCACCAGCTCATCGGTGTCCACGAAGCGCATCTCCAGACGTTGGGCCAGGAGTCGGCCAAGCGTGCTTTTGCCGCTGGCCCGTAATCCCACCAGAAAAATATTGGTTTCCCGTCCCGCGAATGTCTCAGCCTCGTGTTGGCCATGCTGGTGGATCCTGACAGCGTCGGAGTTGGCCACGCCGACGGTTTTGCGAATGAAACGGCTCATACCGAGATCCTCCAGTCCATGGGCATTGGGTCATCCGGGAACTTGGCTTCCGTGCATCGTCCCGGAAGCAGGTGAAAGGTCTTGTCGTCCAGGGTGACGGCTCGTTCTTCTCCTTCACGTCCAGTTATCGACAGTCTGGCCCGGCCATGCTCCAGTTCGACATCGTACCAGGTTTTTTGGAGCTGGAATCGAAAAGACAGTTTCTGCCAATGTTCCGGGAGCCGCGGCTGGATGACTGGATGCTCGCCGGTCAGCTGCAGACCGGCGAAGCAGCGCAGAATGATATCCAGGGTTGCGGCCATCACCCCGGTATGAATGCCTTCCTTGGTGGTGCCGCCCTGGGTGTCGTAAACATCGCTTTTCATCGCCTCGACGAACCAGCGCCACGTACCGGCGTCGGAATGGATGAAGTAGGAGACCACGGCATGGACCACCTTGCTCAGTGTCGATCCATGGCTGGTTCGCGGTTCGTAGAAGTCGTAGTTTTTTTGCAGCAGTTCCAGGGGATCGTCGACCTCGTGTCCGAGTTCCCGCAGAATATGCGCAATCTCCTCAGGATCCAGGAGGTAGTACATCATCAAAACGTCGGCCTGCTTGGCCACCTTGTAATGATCCGGGTTGTCCCCTTCGGCCTTGAGGATGCGGTCCATACGGTGGATGTCGTAATAGCGGCGACGGTAGGCGTCCCAGTCCAGTTCCTTGAGATCCATGTACCCGTCGAATTGGTGAATGATTCCCTCCGGAGACAGCAGAACGTTCAGCTTGTGGATCATGTCTCGCCATTTTTCTGTTTCCGTGGGAAGAAAACCGATCTGATCGCGCAGTTTTTTCATGGTTGCGGCCGGCAAGCGCTCGACAAGTTCCAGGGCCCGCTCCAGCAGCCAGACGACCATGACATTGGTGTAGGCGTTGTCTTTCAAACCGGGTTCTTCGGCGCCGGGGAGTTTCTCATGGAACTCGTCCGGTCCCATCACGCCTTCAATGTGGTAACGGCCGGTCTCCGGATTGAATTTGGCGATGTCCGCCCAGAACCGGGCAATCTCCAGAAGCATTTCCGCCCCGTGGTCCCGCAGAAAGCGTTCGTCCTTGGACCAATTCACGAAGCGCCAGACATTGGCGAATATGGCGATGGAGACGTGGCGCTGCCTTCGGCTGAGATCCGGATCCCAGGACTTGCTGGCCGGGTTGTAATGGATTTCCTGTGTTTCCTCATCACCACCGTCAGCTGTCTGCCAGGGATACATGGCTCCCTTGTAGCCATACTGGCGGGCATACTCCCGGGCTCCGTCCAGCCGGTGGTAGCGGTAAAGCAGCAGGGAGCGGGAAATCTCCGGAAAGTGGAGGTCGAAAAACGGCAGAATGTAGATTTCGTCCCAGAAAATGTGGCCGCGGTATGCCTCACCGTGCAGTCCTCGGGCGGGCATTCCCGTATACAGGCGGCGGTTGTGGGGAGAGGCCGTGGCCAGGAGGTGGTAGATGTGCAGACGGGTGGTCCGCTGGGTAAATCGATCGCCCAGGATGCGGATGTCCGCCTTGTCCCACAAGGCGGCCCAGGCCCGCTCATGGGTTGCCAGGATCTTGGCAAAGGAAGCCTGTTTCTTGATCAGCCCGGAGGCGGCGCTGTCCAGATCCTGAACTCCGTCGAGGGAGGTGTAGACCGCAACGATTTTTTCCAAGGCATAGGTGCGGTTCTCATGGGCATGAAAGCGCAGCTCCTCGCCAATTTCCGCTTCATTCTTGAAGACGGTGCGTTCCGGGGACACCGGCTTGTCTTCCTCCAGCAACCGATTTTGGGCCTCCATGTGGATCTGGTAGCCGGATCCGGTGGTCTTGACCCGCAGGGCCACACCATCGGAGGTCCGGTTGGAATGCATCAGCTCCAGGTGCTTGGAGGTGAGTTGGGAGTAACGGGGGACACCGGCGTTTTCCACGTTGCCGTCCAGACTGACCCGCATGGTGATGGGCGCAGAATAGTTGATGGGCGTCAACTCGTAGCGCAAGGCACAGAGGTGGGGCTCGGCCATGCTGGCAAGACGCCGTGACTGTATCCGGGTGATCAGACCGTGGACGTCCCGGCAGATCATGGTTCGCTGGAGCACACCCCGGCGCAGGTCCAGTTCCTGCTTGTAACTGAGCAGCTCCATCTGCAGCGGACTCAGGAACTTGCTGTTGCCGATTTTGAACTCCACCGGGAGCCAGTTGGGGCAGTTGACAAAATCGTTGTTGAAGATCTCTTTGTCGTGGACGATACTCGGAACGCGGTTGAAGATGCCGGCCATGTAGGTTCCGGGGTAATGGTAGTAGGAGGCCCGTTCTCCTTCAAAACAGCCTCGAACGCCGATATAGCCGTTGCCCACGGTGGTCAGGGTCTCCCGCAGTTTCTCGTCACCGCGGTCCAGGCCAACATAGGCAAGTTTCCAGTCGTCCTGGGGCAGGGTGTTCTCGAACCATTCCCGGATTTCCGCGGGACACGTTTCGGAAAGGTCACTGAGCACCTGGTCCGCACCAAACTGACGCAACGTTTCCCCCGCGCCGTTGCGGGCCAGGCCGATGACCATTCCGAAGTTGCCGGCGCGTCCGGCCTGGACTCCAGGAAGGGCGTCGTCCACCACCAGGCATTCTCCCGGGTAGCAGTCCATGGCTTTGGCCGCGGCCAAGAGCATGTCCGGCTGCGGCTTGTCACGGAGGTTTTGCTGTTGAATCATTTCCTCATCCATGCGCACGTCATAAAGTCCCTCCAGGCCGGCAAGCCGCAAGATGCAGTCGCAGTTCAGGCTCGAGGAGGTAATGCCAATACGGAAGCCGTCCTCTTTCAAGGACTTCAGCAGTGCGATGGACGTGTCGATAATTTTCGGCCCATGGGTGTTCAGTAGTTCCAGAAACAGGTCATTCTTGCGATGACACAACCCATGGATGGATTGGGTTTCCGGCGAATCATCCGGGCGCCCATAGGGCGGCTCAATGTTTCTGGACTTGAAAAAGCTGAGGAGCCCTTCAAAAGCCGGGCGGCGCTCCAGGTGGTTGCGATAGTCGCCTTGAGGGTCAAAAGGCCGGAACGGACTGCCTTCTTTTTCCGCGATCCGCTCCAGGAATGGGTTCAGTATTTGCTCCCAGGCCTTGGCATGCAGATGGTCGGTGCTGGTCAGTACGCCACCGAGGTCAAAAATGGCGGCCTTGGGTTTCATTCCGGTCATGATCCCTCCAAAAAGCAAGTATTTGAGGTTGACGAGCACGTGGACGGCGCGTGCAGGACGCATGTGCACGCTGGAAATGCCCAGCGTGATCAGCATGCGAGAAGTTCCGGCGTATTCTGGGCAACGAAAGCGGTCAGGTCAAGCGGAGCATGATGGATTGCCAGGGGGGCGCGGATGGCCTATCCGTCGGGGTGAAGCATGTCCTGGCGCAGCCCGGTCTGTATGGATTTGGATGGAGACCTCAGTATGAAAAACAATACGGAAGTTGCTCCCCGGATGGTTTTTGCCGACCAGCGCGGACGCATCTTCGATCACCCGTCGCTGGGCATGGTTTGTCGCAGCGGCTGGACGTTTCGCCAACCGGAACCCGAGGAACTGGTCCCCTTGCCCAAGGAATGTGAATTTTTCCTCCTTCCGGGGCGACGAGCCCTGGGCTGGGATGCAGATAGGGGAAAAGTGACCGCTGTGGAGCAGACAGCGGTGGCGGCGTTTGTCAGTCCCGGATTCACCCTGAACGCGGTTTGTGCCTACGAAACCGACACCGGGGCGCCGACCCTGCCGCTTTTCGCGTATGCCGCGGTTGGTTTTGCCCGGGGCCGGTTCTGGGTTTGCGCCACTCAGGTCGATACGGATCCCCGGCAACGCTTTGACAACGTTGCCCCGCAACGGATTCAAGCCGGTGCCCGGCAGTGGTTGAAATCGTTTCCCAAAAATCGGCTGGTCCGGCATCTGGCGGATTGTGCGTTGGTTTCTTCCTGTCCAGCTGCCCGCAACCTGGCTCTGGGCCGATATGAAGCTCCCCTGCCCACCTCGCGGACGTGCAATGCTCGTTGTGTCGGATGTCTCTCGCTGCAATCTCCGGACTCGGGTTTTCCTTCAACCCAGAACCGGATCCGGTTTCGCCCGACGGTTCGGGAGATTGTGGAGATTATGGATCGCCATGTGCAGCGGGAGCCGCGGCCGATTTTTTCCTTTGGGCAGGGATGTGAAGGCGAGCCGTTGACCGAGGCGGATTTGATCGCCCGGTCGGTGCAGGCCTATCGGGCTTCGGGGGGGAAGGGCACCGTGAACCTGAACACCAATGCCAGCCTGCCGGAGACGATTCCGGATTTGGCCAAGGCCGGACTGACCTCCATCCGGGTCAGCCTGAATAGCGCCCGGGATGAGATTTATGTCCGGTACCATCGCCCCCAAGGGTTCGGTTTCAAGGCGGTGCAGGAAAGTGTCCGCGCGGCCAAGCGTAGCGGGTTGTTCGTTTCCCTGAACTACCTCTTTTTCCCAGGCATCAGTGATCGGCCGGAGGATGTCGCGGCGTTGAGCGAGCTGGTCAACGCTGAAGGCGTTGATTACATTCAACTTCGCAACATGAATCTTGATCCGGAGCTTTACTTGCAACTGTATGCAGATGCAAGGGAATCCGAAGCAAGCCCTGGGACGGGTTTGCAAGGGATGATCCGGGAATTGCACCGGCACGCACCGCAACTGCGTTTTGGCTATTTCAATCCCTATTTGGGGTGAGGCCTGGGTGGGTACCGGGATGGCTCCAGGCGCGAATCAAAACAAGATACGCACCTGTTCCTCCTGCTTATCCTTTTGTTCGTGGAGCTCGCCGATGAGCCACGCCTCTTGGTTCTGGGCCCTGAGTCGGGAAATGACCTCCTCGCTGTGCCGCTGGTCCACCACGAGCAGGAAGCCGATACCGACGTTGAAAACCTGATGCATCTCTTCCCACGAGAGACCACCTGCTTGCTTGACCCAAAGGAATTCCTGCGGGACCGGCCAGGAGCCGAATTGGATCGAGGCCCACAGCTGGCGGGGAATGACCCGGGGGATGTTGTCGTAAAAGCCTCCTCCGGTGATGTGGACCATGCCTTTGATGGGCAAGTCGCGCAGCAGATTGAGCACCGGCTTGACATAGATTCGCGTGGGACTCAGCAGGGTGTCGGCCACGGTGAGCTGGGTTCCGGGAAAGGTGTCCTGGCCTTGCAGGCCGGAAGCACTCAGGATTTGGCGTACCAGGGAATAGCCGTTGGCATGGAACCCCGAGGAGGCCAGTCCGATGAGTTGATCCCCGGCGCAGCAGCCGGATCCGTCGATAATTTTGGAATCCTCGACAATGCCCACGCAAAAACCGGCCAGGTCATACTCGCCTGGGGCATAGAAATCCGGCATTTCCGCGGTTTCTCCTCCCAGGAGGGCGCAACCGGCTTCCTTGCATCCAGCCGCGATACCCGCCACGACCTGTTCGGCTTGTTCCAGGTCCAGCTTGCCCGTAGCAAGATAGTCAAGAAAAAAAAGTGGCTTAGCACCCTGGACAAGAATGTCGTTGACATTCATGGCCACGAGGTCGATACCAACAGTGTCGTGGCGCTGAAAGGCAAAGGCCAATTTCAGCTTGGTGCCCACGCCGTCCGTGGCCGCGACCAGCACGGGCTCATTGAACTGGTTCATGTCCGGTTTGAACAGGCCGCCAAAGCCGCCGATATCGGAGATGACACCCTTGGTGTGGGTGGATGCGATGGCCTTTTTGATCCGTTGGACAAGCCGGTTGCCTGTCTGGATGTCAACGCCGGCCCGGGAGTAGGCCTGAGAGCGATGAGGCATCATGATGACGGTTGCTCCTTCTAGGATGTGATGAGAACAAATGAATACTATATAATTGGCGAACCTAGCATTATCCAGGGAATTGTTCAAGAAAAAGCTCTCTCCGTCAGACGAGGCGTATGTTCGCATTTCTCTACCTGAAGCGGGACCGAGATTGCCGGACAGAAAGTTTGTGATAGGCGGCGCTAGGCAGAGAGCTCAAGAGGTTGTGAGCCGATGCAAAGGGAGATGCTGATGTTTTGTGGATGGCTGCGGATTTTTGTGATCGGACTCGTTGTGGTGGGGGGACCCTGTTTCGGGGCCGCGCAGGGGAAATGGCTATCTGGTCATGTCGCTCACGCCGCGGGAGAGGTGTATATCGGGACGGATGATCGAACTCATGAGCACAGTGGCGAGCGTACTGGTGAGCCTACTGGGGATTCCGTAATCCGGGTTGGTCCCTCTGGTGGGACGGGGACGAGGATCTACATGGACCGGCATTTCGATCCGCATGGTGTCGGAGATAACGGCCGCGTTGGAGACAGGGTTATCCATGTGGTTCCACCCCCAGATGAAGACAAGGATGTGGATGTGTATTTCGGGCCGGTGTTGATCACACCGGAGATCATCTGGCCTGAGGGGGGCAAGCCAGGGTCACCTAGCCTACCTGGCTCACCTGGGCGCTTTTTCAATGACAGGGTGCGGCCCAAAGGCAGTGAGTAGGGCCGGGGGCGCGACGAACAGACGAAGAGAAGATCGGACGAGCGGGCGATGATTCCGCTGGGGAGGTCAGAATGCATGCAACCTTGGAAATGCCACACGACGAGGCCCGCCTTTGGAAACCGCTACGGAGTGCAAAGGTGCACTGTCGGCTTTGCGCACACTTTTGCGTCATCGCTGAGGGCGATCGAGGGCTGTGCGGCGTGCGGATCAACCAACAGGGCAAGCTGTATACCCTGGTTCGGAACACGGTGGCCGCGCTGAATCTTGATCCGGTGGAGAAAAAGCCGCTGTATCACTTTTTCCCCGGCACCAAGACCCTTTCATTGGGAACCATGGGCTGTAATTTGTCCTGCTCCTTCTGCCAGAATGCCAGTCTCTCGGCTCCGCCGCGACAAGGCCAGGCTGTGCGGGGTGAGCGGGTTCGGGCCGAGGATGTGGTTGAACTGGCACTACGTTCCCAGGCCGCCAGCATT from Desulfonatronum thioautotrophicum includes the following:
- the purM gene encoding phosphoribosylformylglycinamidine cyclo-ligase codes for the protein MMPHRSQAYSRAGVDIQTGNRLVQRIKKAIASTHTKGVISDIGGFGGLFKPDMNQFNEPVLVAATDGVGTKLKLAFAFQRHDTVGIDLVAMNVNDILVQGAKPLFFLDYLATGKLDLEQAEQVVAGIAAGCKEAGCALLGGETAEMPDFYAPGEYDLAGFCVGIVEDSKIIDGSGCCAGDQLIGLASSGFHANGYSLVRQILSASGLQGQDTFPGTQLTVADTLLSPTRIYVKPVLNLLRDLPIKGMVHITGGGFYDNIPRVIPRQLWASIQFGSWPVPQEFLWVKQAGGLSWEEMHQVFNVGIGFLLVVDQRHSEEVISRLRAQNQEAWLIGELHEQKDKQEEQVRILF